One region of Arcobacter sp. CECT 8983 genomic DNA includes:
- a CDS encoding NAD(P)/FAD-dependent oxidoreductase codes for MKEKRLKIAVLGAGISGLGSAYLLSKKHHVDLYEKDSRLGGHARTTFVKEDNKEFGVDTGFLVFNHETYPLLTKLFKELDVKIENSDMSFAFWNTKSNTAYNGQSLKGMFFQKKNLFNLSHYIMIKDILKFNKKANEDLDNNNEDLDLSLGEYLKPYSKYFKDRYIIPMGASIWSTPTKKMNEFPARAFLNFFKNHGLLGVDTHHQWLTVSGGSINYVNKIALEISGKIYTNSTVKSIRREKDKVILVHEDLGESVYDKVILAMHAPDAYSMLESPSDDETDVLLSFKYKDNDAVLHTDTKALFPNKKAYAAWNYKTDGKEDNVTLSYWLNTLQNLKKEKEYFVSLNETQNLDNIIEKISYSHPQFDLKAIKAQEKRELINGKNNTYYAGAYWRYGFHEDGLYSANTIAKEFGCQL; via the coding sequence ATGAAAGAAAAAAGATTAAAAATAGCAGTACTAGGAGCTGGAATTAGTGGATTAGGTTCTGCATATTTATTAAGTAAAAAGCATCATGTTGACCTTTATGAAAAAGATTCAAGACTTGGTGGTCATGCAAGAACTACTTTTGTGAAAGAAGATAATAAAGAGTTTGGTGTTGATACTGGCTTTTTAGTATTTAACCATGAAACTTATCCTTTATTAACAAAACTATTTAAAGAATTAGATGTGAAAATTGAAAACTCTGATATGAGTTTTGCATTTTGGAATACTAAATCTAATACTGCTTATAATGGGCAATCTTTAAAAGGTATGTTCTTTCAAAAGAAAAATCTATTTAATCTAAGTCATTATATTATGATTAAAGATATTTTAAAATTTAATAAAAAAGCAAATGAAGATTTAGATAATAACAACGAAGACTTAGATTTAAGTTTAGGTGAATATTTAAAACCTTATTCAAAATACTTTAAAGACAGATATATTATTCCTATGGGAGCTTCAATTTGGTCAACACCAACTAAAAAAATGAACGAGTTTCCAGCTAGAGCTTTTTTAAACTTTTTTAAAAATCATGGACTATTAGGAGTTGATACTCACCATCAATGGCTTACTGTAAGTGGTGGTTCAATAAATTATGTAAATAAAATTGCCTTAGAAATTTCTGGAAAAATATATACAAACTCTACTGTAAAATCTATAAGAAGAGAAAAAGATAAAGTTATTTTAGTACATGAAGACTTAGGTGAATCAGTTTATGATAAAGTTATTTTAGCAATGCATGCTCCTGATGCATATAGTATGTTAGAAAGCCCAAGTGATGATGAAACAGATGTTTTATTAAGTTTTAAATATAAAGATAATGATGCTGTTTTACATACTGATACAAAAGCTTTATTCCCAAATAAAAAAGCCTATGCAGCTTGGAATTATAAAACAGATGGAAAAGAAGATAACGTAACTTTATCTTATTGGTTAAATACTTTACAAAATCTAAAAAAAGAAAAAGAGTATTTTGTTTCTTTAAATGAAACACAAAATTTAGATAATATAATTGAAAAGATTAGTTATTCCCATCCACAATTTGATTTAAAAGCTATAAAAGCTCAAGAGAAAAGAGAACTTATAAATGGGAAAAACAATACTTATTATGCAGGGGCATATTGGAGATATGGTTTCCATGAAGATGGATTATATAGTGCAAATACAATAGCAAAAGAGTTTGGATGCCAGTTATGA
- a CDS encoding lipocalin family protein, whose protein sequence is MKSIFLLLSLVSLLFSSQALLKSDTPKPVEYVSPKSFAGLWYEIARTYNKFEENCVAATVEYKQLENNKLKVFNRCFEHEIGGELISYTGIVKPLLENNLAQLDKTYYWIFSKEYRIIYLDKSYQTAIMSDKSMENLWIMHRNPFMEEKKLDKLIKYIDKYMDTSKLIFTKQDKNGRYK, encoded by the coding sequence ATGAAATCAATATTTTTATTACTAAGTTTAGTTTCCCTACTATTCTCATCTCAAGCTCTTTTAAAATCTGATACTCCAAAGCCCGTTGAATATGTCAGTCCTAAAAGTTTTGCTGGGCTTTGGTACGAAATAGCAAGAACTTATAATAAATTTGAAGAAAATTGTGTAGCTGCAACAGTTGAATATAAACAATTAGAAAATAATAAATTAAAAGTTTTCAACAGATGTTTTGAACATGAAATTGGTGGAGAACTTATATCTTATACTGGCATCGTCAAACCACTCTTAGAAAACAATTTAGCACAACTAGATAAAACATATTATTGGATTTTTTCAAAAGAGTATAGAATTATTTATTTGGATAAATCTTATCAAACAGCAATTATGAGTGATAAATCTATGGAAAATCTATGGATTATGCATAGAAATCCATTTATGGAAGAAAAGAAATTAGATAAACTTATTAAATATATAGATAAGTATATGGATACATCAAAGTTAATATTTACAAAACAAGATAAAAATGGAAGATACAAATGA
- a CDS encoding MFS transporter encodes MTKATLTYYSLLAVPLAILGLPLYIYLPTFYAKNIGIDMALVGGILFFARLFDVFLDPYLGYLSDKSKQRFNSRKPLVAVGAVLLIIGFYLLINPNKEYANLWLFSFSFLVYIAWSMVNIPYLTWSAEITNDYYFKTKLNSVREIGTIVGVLIALLLPFLFSISSNTKEVLDLLFIVFISLFIWFTIVSLKKIKTVTSENMENFKFSYLKNIYKELPKIKSLQIGYFFNNLANAIPATLFLLFVEFVIKEPKSSGLLLIVYFLSGVLALPVWTAISKKTSKKRVWIYSIALASSSFIFVPFLGENDFIPFLIICIISGFSLGADLAFPTSIHSDLSQKAEKIKSNCSGLLFGLWAMITKLSLALSVAISFGILGLVDFNENNPSNSSILTLALLYGLAPVILKIIAIIFINKYKEDK; translated from the coding sequence ATGACTAAAGCAACCTTAACCTACTATAGTCTTCTTGCTGTTCCTTTGGCAATACTTGGACTTCCTTTATATATTTATTTACCAACATTTTATGCAAAAAATATTGGTATTGATATGGCTTTAGTAGGTGGGATTCTTTTCTTTGCAAGATTATTTGATGTTTTTTTAGATCCATATTTGGGGTATTTAAGTGATAAAAGTAAGCAAAGATTTAACTCAAGAAAACCTTTAGTAGCTGTTGGAGCTGTTTTATTAATAATAGGTTTTTATTTGTTGATTAATCCTAATAAAGAGTATGCAAACCTTTGGTTATTTTCTTTTTCTTTTTTAGTTTATATTGCTTGGAGTATGGTAAATATTCCATACCTTACATGGTCAGCTGAGATTACAAATGATTATTATTTTAAAACAAAACTAAATAGTGTAAGGGAAATAGGAACAATAGTTGGTGTGCTTATTGCACTTTTACTTCCTTTTTTATTTTCTATTTCAAGTAATACAAAAGAAGTTTTAGACTTATTATTTATTGTTTTTATTTCTCTTTTTATTTGGTTTACAATCGTTTCCTTAAAAAAAATAAAGACTGTTACAAGTGAAAATATGGAAAACTTCAAATTTTCATATTTAAAAAATATATATAAAGAATTGCCAAAAATTAAATCTTTGCAAATAGGATATTTTTTTAATAACTTAGCAAATGCAATTCCTGCAACACTATTTTTACTTTTTGTTGAGTTTGTAATAAAAGAACCAAAATCAAGTGGTTTGCTTCTTATTGTATATTTTCTTTCAGGGGTTTTAGCTCTTCCTGTGTGGACTGCTATTTCAAAAAAAACAAGTAAAAAAAGAGTTTGGATTTATTCAATTGCTTTAGCATCAAGTTCTTTTATTTTTGTTCCTTTTTTAGGAGAAAATGATTTTATACCTTTTCTAATAATTTGTATAATCTCAGGTTTTTCTTTAGGTGCTGATTTAGCTTTTCCTACTTCTATTCATTCAGACTTAAGTCAAAAAGCAGAGAAGATAAAAAGCAATTGTTCAGGATTACTTTTTGGACTTTGGGCAATGATTACAAAACTATCTCTTGCTTTAAGTGTCGCAATATCTTTCGGTATTTTAGGTTTAGTTGATTTTAATGAAAATAATCCTAGTAATAGTTCTATTTTAACCCTTGCCCTACTTTATGGATTAGCTCCTGTTATTTTAAAAATTATTGCAATTATTTTTATCAATAAATATAAAGAAGATAAATAA
- a CDS encoding nuclear transport factor 2 family protein translates to MKAKNYALFFESIDKNTPLKEYAKFFDLNAKFKDPFHEVKGLQNIFRVFLNMYKKLDEPKFKVDEIVENRNIAYIKWTFSFKFKKEKDIQNFEGVSRVIFNSDDKVILHEDFWDAASNLYEKLPVISLLIKFVKRKIND, encoded by the coding sequence ATGAAAGCAAAAAACTATGCCTTATTCTTTGAGTCAATAGACAAAAATACACCTTTAAAGGAGTATGCTAAGTTTTTTGATTTAAACGCTAAATTTAAAGACCCTTTTCATGAAGTAAAAGGCTTACAAAATATTTTTAGGGTTTTTTTAAATATGTACAAAAAACTTGATGAACCTAAATTCAAAGTAGATGAAATAGTTGAAAATAGAAATATTGCTTATATAAAATGGACTTTCTCTTTTAAATTCAAAAAAGAAAAAGATATACAAAATTTTGAAGGAGTTAGTAGAGTTATTTTTAACTCAGATGATAAAGTAATCTTACATGAAGACTTTTGGGATGCTGCTTCAAATCTATATGAAAAACTACCTGTGATATCATTACTTATAAAATTTGTAAAAAGAAAAATAAATGACTAA
- a CDS encoding SDR family oxidoreductase encodes MKNSNKRIWLVGGSSGIGLELMKILLNNEFKIVASSRNATSSEELLKLKELYKEKIYLLDLDVEDTENIEAKIKEAWEVFDGLDIWFYNAGAYEVMDMKSWDYKKFALMNSTNYLGVINIMTHISKYFIEQKKGKWIWNLSLSTYFGLPNGGGYSAPKTALLNLAQSIHPELQQENINLQIINHGFVKTRLTSKNSFEMPQLMEPKFAAEQIFKGITRDNRFEIRFPTKLRLFLQFLSLIPYKFSLAITKRLIK; translated from the coding sequence ATGAAAAATTCAAACAAAAGAATCTGGCTAGTTGGTGGAAGTAGTGGTATAGGATTAGAGTTAATGAAAATTCTTTTAAATAATGAATTTAAAATAGTAGCTAGTTCAAGAAATGCAACAAGTAGTGAAGAACTTTTAAAATTAAAAGAACTGTATAAAGAAAAAATCTATTTACTAGATTTAGATGTTGAAGATACAGAAAATATTGAAGCTAAAATAAAAGAGGCTTGGGAAGTTTTTGATGGCTTAGATATTTGGTTTTATAATGCAGGGGCTTATGAAGTCATGGATATGAAATCATGGGATTATAAAAAATTTGCTTTAATGAATAGTACAAACTACTTAGGTGTTATTAATATCATGACACATATTTCAAAATATTTCATAGAACAAAAAAAGGGAAAATGGATTTGGAATTTAAGTCTTTCAACATATTTTGGATTACCTAATGGAGGAGGATATTCTGCACCTAAAACTGCTTTACTAAATCTTGCTCAATCAATTCATCCTGAATTACAACAAGAGAATATTAACTTACAAATTATAAATCATGGTTTTGTTAAAACTAGACTTACAAGTAAAAATAGTTTTGAAATGCCTCAACTTATGGAACCAAAGTTTGCAGCAGAACAAATTTTCAAAGGAATCACAAGAGATAATCGTTTTGAGATAAGATTTCCAACAAAACTAAGATTATTTTTACAGTTTTTAAGTCTTATTCCATATAAATTTTCTCTAGCAATTACGAAAAGGTTAATAAAATGA
- a CDS encoding EAL domain-containing protein yields MAFITDVYYKELFENAPMPMFIIDDGLIVEANDAMANVFKVNTKEDIYKLHPSQLSPKYQPDGKTSEEKANEIFESCLKYGFVQFEWLHKDLEDKEFLVEITLKTIIINQKQMFFTTFRDITKEKDYEENLKKKNEKLENKNKYFLEINKILKTDHQWEQLIDKIFLLEEFRKALDESSIVSKTDKKGIITYVNDNFCKISGYQREELLGQSHNIIRHPNTKKEFFKNLWEKITNKEVFKGIIENKKKNGDSYFVDTTIVPILDKNDEIVEFIGIRNDLTQVFEKDKVIYEQFTDDLTSLPNRQRLLDDIKKFVKPKLALINIDRFKDINDAYGFEVGDEILKILSKRLIKYKSTNLKVYRLSGDVFGLLAYGNISEKELLKTTDSIIHNPLVQKYNINNYEFDISYTVGLAGHDDKLLTQAEVALQWAKRTHKDIVLFDENMPAYKELRENIALTKQIKTAIENNNILIYGQKIVCNTSNDYKYETLMRLKLEDGTIVSPFKFLNHAKKARLYPLMTRIVIDKACNYFKDRDEEFSINLMIEDIKDRKTIDYLISKLKETNTAHKITLEIVESEEIEKFEEVGEFIKEVHKLGCKVAIDDFGTGYSNFEYIIQLKVDILKIDGSLIKNIHINDNLRLTVSTIVNFAKVLNIQTVAEFIHNKEVDEIVKSLKIDYSQGFYHHEPELLN; encoded by the coding sequence TTGGCTTTTATTACAGATGTTTACTATAAAGAGCTATTTGAAAATGCACCTATGCCTATGTTTATTATTGATGATGGATTAATAGTAGAAGCAAATGATGCCATGGCTAATGTTTTTAAAGTTAATACAAAAGAAGATATATATAAATTACACCCTTCTCAGTTATCACCTAAATATCAGCCAGATGGTAAAACTTCTGAAGAAAAAGCAAATGAAATATTTGAGTCTTGTCTTAAATACGGATTTGTACAATTTGAATGGTTACATAAAGACTTAGAAGATAAAGAGTTTTTAGTTGAAATTACTTTAAAAACAATAATCATAAATCAAAAACAAATGTTTTTTACAACTTTTAGAGATATTACTAAAGAAAAAGATTATGAAGAAAACTTAAAAAAGAAAAATGAAAAATTAGAAAATAAAAATAAATACTTTTTAGAAATAAATAAGATATTAAAAACAGACCATCAATGGGAACAACTTATTGATAAAATTTTCTTATTAGAAGAGTTTAGAAAAGCTTTAGACGAGAGTTCTATTGTTTCTAAAACTGATAAAAAAGGTATTATCACTTATGTAAATGATAATTTCTGTAAAATTTCTGGATATCAAAGAGAAGAACTTCTAGGTCAAAGTCATAATATAATTAGACACCCTAATACAAAAAAAGAGTTTTTTAAAAATCTTTGGGAAAAAATTACAAATAAAGAAGTATTTAAAGGAATAATAGAAAATAAAAAAAAGAATGGAGATTCTTATTTTGTTGATACTACAATTGTTCCTATTTTAGATAAAAATGATGAAATAGTAGAGTTTATTGGTATAAGAAATGACTTAACACAAGTTTTTGAAAAAGATAAAGTAATATATGAGCAATTTACTGATGATCTAACCTCTTTACCAAATAGACAAAGACTATTAGATGATATAAAAAAGTTTGTAAAGCCTAAATTAGCTTTAATTAATATCGATAGATTTAAAGATATAAATGATGCTTATGGTTTTGAAGTAGGGGATGAAATACTTAAAATCCTTTCAAAAAGACTTATAAAATATAAATCAACAAATCTAAAAGTATATAGACTTTCAGGAGATGTTTTTGGTTTATTAGCTTATGGAAATATTTCAGAAAAAGAGTTGTTAAAAACAACAGATAGTATTATTCATAATCCTTTAGTTCAAAAATATAATATAAATAATTATGAATTTGATATTTCATATACTGTTGGATTAGCTGGACATGATGATAAACTATTAACTCAAGCAGAAGTTGCTTTACAATGGGCAAAGCGAACACATAAAGATATTGTTCTTTTTGATGAAAATATGCCTGCTTATAAGGAATTAAGAGAAAATATTGCTTTAACAAAGCAGATAAAAACAGCAATAGAAAATAATAATATTTTAATTTATGGTCAAAAGATTGTTTGTAATACTTCTAATGATTATAAGTATGAGACTTTAATGAGATTAAAATTAGAAGATGGAACTATAGTGTCTCCTTTTAAATTTTTAAATCATGCAAAAAAAGCTAGATTGTATCCTTTGATGACAAGAATTGTTATTGATAAAGCCTGTAATTATTTTAAAGATAGAGATGAAGAGTTTTCTATTAATTTAATGATTGAAGATATTAAAGATAGAAAAACTATTGATTATCTTATTTCTAAATTAAAAGAGACAAATACTGCTCATAAAATTACTTTAGAAATAGTTGAGTCTGAAGAAATTGAAAAATTTGAAGAAGTTGGAGAGTTTATTAAAGAAGTCCATAAACTTGGTTGTAAAGTTGCAATTGATGATTTTGGTACAGGATATTCTAACTTTGAGTATATTATTCAACTAAAAGTAGATATTTTAAAAATAGATGGTTCTTTAATTAAAAATATTCATATAAATGATAATTTAAGACTTACTGTTTCTACTATTGTAAACTTTGCAAAAGTTTTAAATATTCAAACAGTAGCAGAATTCATTCATAATAAAGAGGTTGATGAGATAGTTAAGTCTTTAAAAATTGATTATTCCCAAGGATTTTATCACCATGAACCTGAGTTGTTAAACTAA
- a CDS encoding methyl-accepting chemotaxis protein, which yields MKNLKIKMKLVILALASTFGFLLTAFFVNKIIQDFHVLAESQLLVERLSSNTYELRKHEKDFLARKDLKYKDKFLKTVDDLENNKKRLLKDLKQENIATEDIETFLSYVKEYERVFLELVTIQQKIGLNPKDGLYGSLRASVHKVQDSAKKSNSNELLAIVYDLRKQEKDFMLRRDLKYVKKFESKIDKLLVSSTLMTPERVKNLETYKKDFLSLIDAEVKKGLTSNDGIMKEMRTTIHKTEKMHAKMTEDILNAIEDKFTQIKIMIFTLIVISIILVLVFSFYISNGLNKSIYAFQKGLEEFFRYLNKEVDSVKLLDDSSKDEVGTMSKVINQNIKNIELELEREKNVINQVVQVMHEFEQGDLSQRINVSTRNQGLNELLTVVNKMGDNLETNINKVLLVLESFSNLDFRVKVDSQGIKEHLEKLALGVNNLGEATTKMLQDNKRNGLILQDSSSILLENVNNLNNASNTAAASLEETAAALEEITSTVNNNSEKMYQMSNLASDVTSSVSTGENLASRTTASMDEINEKVGAINEAITVIDQIAFQTNILSLNAAVEAATAGEAGKGFAVVAAEVRNLASRSAEAAKKIKGLVEDANIKANEGKTISTEMIQGYSQLNTNITKTIELINEVSSASKEQQVGISQINDAVNSLDKQTQENASVATQTYDIATQTAKISEDIVEEADKKEFDGKDNINIDSIKTKSTKEKTVQATTVKASATKITNSIQPQTKTITANNTKDDEWESF from the coding sequence ATGAAAAATTTAAAAATTAAGATGAAGCTTGTAATCTTAGCTTTAGCATCTACTTTTGGTTTTCTTTTAACTGCATTTTTTGTTAATAAAATAATTCAAGATTTTCATGTCTTAGCAGAAAGTCAACTTTTAGTTGAAAGACTTAGTTCAAACACTTATGAATTAAGAAAGCATGAAAAAGATTTTTTAGCTAGAAAAGATTTGAAATACAAAGATAAATTTCTAAAAACTGTTGATGATTTAGAAAACAATAAAAAAAGACTTTTAAAAGATTTAAAACAAGAAAATATTGCAACAGAAGATATTGAAACATTTTTATCTTATGTAAAAGAGTATGAACGTGTTTTTTTAGAATTAGTTACAATACAACAAAAAATAGGACTTAATCCTAAAGATGGTCTATATGGTAGTTTAAGAGCTTCTGTTCATAAGGTTCAAGATTCAGCTAAAAAGTCAAATAGCAATGAGCTTCTTGCTATTGTTTATGATTTGAGAAAACAAGAAAAAGATTTTATGTTAAGAAGAGATTTGAAGTATGTAAAAAAGTTTGAATCTAAAATTGATAAATTATTAGTTTCTTCTACTTTAATGACACCTGAAAGAGTAAAAAATCTTGAAACTTACAAAAAAGATTTTTTATCTTTAATTGATGCAGAAGTAAAAAAAGGTCTTACTTCAAATGATGGTATTATGAAAGAAATGAGAACTACAATTCATAAAACTGAGAAAATGCATGCAAAAATGACTGAAGATATTTTAAATGCAATTGAAGACAAGTTTACTCAAATCAAAATTATGATTTTTACATTAATTGTTATTTCTATTATTTTAGTATTAGTATTTAGCTTTTATATTAGTAATGGACTTAATAAAAGTATCTATGCTTTCCAAAAAGGTTTAGAAGAGTTCTTTAGATATTTAAATAAAGAGGTTGATAGTGTAAAACTTTTAGATGATAGTTCAAAAGATGAAGTAGGAACAATGTCTAAAGTAATCAATCAAAACATTAAAAATATTGAGCTTGAATTAGAAAGAGAAAAGAATGTTATAAATCAAGTAGTTCAGGTTATGCATGAATTTGAACAGGGGGATTTATCTCAAAGAATCAATGTTTCAACTAGAAATCAAGGTCTAAATGAATTATTAACAGTTGTTAATAAAATGGGTGATAACCTTGAAACAAATATTAATAAAGTATTGCTTGTATTAGAAAGCTTTTCTAATCTTGATTTTAGAGTAAAAGTTGATAGTCAAGGAATTAAAGAACATCTTGAAAAGCTTGCACTTGGAGTAAATAACTTAGGTGAAGCAACAACTAAAATGCTACAAGATAACAAAAGAAATGGGCTTATACTTCAAGACTCTTCTTCTATATTATTAGAGAATGTAAATAATCTAAACAATGCTTCAAATACAGCAGCAGCATCTCTAGAAGAAACAGCAGCAGCTTTAGAAGAGATTACTTCAACAGTAAATAATAACTCTGAGAAAATGTATCAAATGTCTAATTTAGCAAGTGATGTTACATCTTCAGTTTCAACTGGTGAAAACTTAGCTTCTAGAACAACTGCTTCAATGGATGAAATAAATGAAAAAGTTGGAGCTATTAATGAAGCAATTACAGTTATTGACCAAATTGCATTCCAAACAAATATATTATCACTAAATGCAGCAGTGGAAGCAGCAACGGCAGGGGAAGCTGGAAAAGGTTTTGCAGTAGTTGCAGCTGAAGTTAGAAATCTTGCTTCAAGATCAGCCGAAGCAGCAAAAAAGATTAAAGGTTTAGTTGAGGATGCAAATATAAAAGCAAATGAAGGGAAAACAATCTCTACAGAGATGATTCAAGGTTATTCTCAATTAAATACAAACATCACTAAAACAATTGAACTTATAAATGAAGTTTCATCAGCTTCTAAAGAGCAACAAGTAGGTATCTCTCAAATCAATGATGCTGTAAATTCTTTAGATAAACAAACACAAGAAAATGCATCTGTTGCAACACAAACATATGATATTGCAACACAAACTGCAAAAATCTCTGAGGATATTGTTGAAGAAGCAGATAAAAAAGAGTTTGATGGAAAAGATAATATAAATATTGATTCAATTAAAACAAAAAGTACAAAGGAAAAAACAGTTCAAGCTACTACTGTAAAAGCAAGTGCAACAAAGATTACTAACTCAATACAGCCTCAAACAAAAACAATAACTGCAAACAATACAAAAGATGATGAGTGGGAAAGTTTTTAA
- a CDS encoding ABC-F family ATP-binding cassette domain-containing protein: protein MVQVVNLKKAFGPRVLFQDINLKLDQGKRYGLIGANGAGKSTFLKILSGEDDATEGEVQIQNGKKVGTLSQNQFAYEEYSLFDTVLLGNKRLYNAIKEKEELYMSPEFTDEVNNRLAELEIICVEEDPTYEYDVKITKILEDLGFPASQQTDLMSSLTGGDKFKILLAQVLYPKPDVLFLDEPTNNLDIETIGWLENQLQHHDGTMVVISHDRHFLNAVCTHILDVDYKQIREFTGTYDDWYIASTVLAKQAQADMNKKQKEKEELEKFIARFSANASKAKQATSRQKQLDKLDIGKIEISSRRDPSIIFRQKREVGKELLTVKNISKSYDEPVLNDISFTVEKGDKIALIGPNGIGKTTLCEILVGNVKPDSGEVHWGATIQNGYFPQNATDIIKGDMTLYDWLRSFDRDADINEIRNCLGRMLFNGQEQEKKVEACSGGEKHRMWLSKIMLEQPNFMVLDEPTNHLDLEAIIALGEGLLEYPGSVICVSHDRELLDAYANRIIAIQEDGSIVDFKGTYEEYIESKEAK from the coding sequence ATGGTTCAAGTAGTAAATCTTAAAAAAGCATTCGGTCCTAGAGTGTTATTTCAAGATATCAATTTAAAACTAGATCAAGGGAAAAGATATGGTCTTATTGGTGCTAATGGTGCTGGTAAATCTACTTTTCTTAAGATTCTTTCTGGTGAAGATGATGCAACAGAAGGTGAAGTGCAAATTCAAAATGGTAAAAAAGTTGGAACGTTAAGCCAAAACCAGTTTGCATACGAAGAGTATTCTTTATTTGATACAGTTTTATTAGGAAACAAAAGATTATACAATGCAATAAAAGAAAAAGAAGAATTATATATGAGTCCAGAGTTTACTGATGAAGTAAATAATAGACTTGCAGAATTAGAAATTATTTGCGTTGAAGAAGACCCAACATACGAATATGATGTAAAAATTACAAAAATTTTAGAGGATTTAGGTTTTCCTGCATCTCAACAGACTGATTTAATGTCATCATTAACAGGTGGAGATAAGTTCAAGATTCTTTTAGCACAGGTTTTATATCCAAAACCTGATGTATTATTTTTAGATGAGCCTACTAATAACTTGGATATTGAAACTATTGGATGGTTAGAAAACCAACTTCAACACCACGATGGGACAATGGTTGTTATCTCTCACGATAGACACTTCTTAAATGCAGTATGTACTCATATTTTAGATGTTGACTATAAACAAATTAGAGAGTTTACAGGTACTTATGATGATTGGTATATCGCTTCAACAGTATTAGCTAAACAAGCACAAGCTGATATGAATAAAAAGCAAAAAGAGAAAGAAGAACTTGAAAAGTTCATTGCTAGATTCTCTGCAAATGCGTCAAAAGCAAAACAAGCTACATCTAGACAAAAACAATTAGATAAATTAGATATTGGAAAAATTGAAATTTCAAGTAGAAGAGATCCATCAATTATTTTCAGACAAAAAAGAGAAGTTGGTAAAGAGTTATTAACTGTTAAAAATATCTCTAAATCTTATGATGAACCAGTACTAAATGATATTTCATTTACAGTTGAAAAAGGTGATAAAATTGCACTAATAGGTCCAAATGGTATTGGAAAAACAACGCTTTGTGAAATATTAGTAGGAAATGTTAAACCAGATTCTGGTGAAGTTCATTGGGGTGCTACTATTCAAAATGGTTATTTCCCTCAAAATGCAACTGATATTATTAAAGGTGATATGACTTTATATGATTGGTTAAGAAGTTTTGATAGAGATGCAGATATCAATGAAATTAGAAACTGTTTAGGAAGAATGTTATTCAATGGTCAAGAGCAAGAGAAAAAAGTAGAAGCTTGTTCTGGTGGGGAAAAACATAGAATGTGGTTATCTAAAATCATGTTAGAGCAACCAAACTTTATGGTACTAGATGAGCCTACAAACCACTTAGACTTAGAGGCAATTATTGCACTTGGAGAAGGATTACTTGAATATCCAGGGTCTGTAATTTGTGTTTCTCACGATAGGGAGTTATTAGATGCTTACGCAAATAGAATTATTGCAATTCAAGAAGATGGTTCTATTGTAGATTTCAAGGGAACTTACGAAGAATACATTGAGTCAAAAGAAGCTAAATAA
- a CDS encoding acyl-CoA thioesterase, producing the protein MSTRKDKSLTMTMLMTPDKANFTGNTVHGGEILKMLDHVAYACAARYCGTYVVTLSVDMVLFKDPIKIGSLVTFHASVNYSGRTSMEIGIKVISEDIKDHTLKNTNVCYFTMVAVDEEGTPVPVPKLAPETEDEKRRYNDALKRREFRMSSKHSKSH; encoded by the coding sequence ATGAGTACAAGAAAAGACAAATCATTAACAATGACAATGCTAATGACACCAGATAAAGCAAATTTCACAGGAAATACAGTTCATGGTGGGGAAATTCTGAAAATGCTTGATCACGTAGCTTATGCGTGTGCTGCTAGATACTGCGGAACATATGTTGTAACACTTTCTGTTGATATGGTTTTATTTAAAGATCCTATTAAAATAGGTTCATTAGTAACATTTCATGCTTCAGTAAACTACTCAGGTAGAACTTCAATGGAAATTGGAATTAAAGTAATTTCAGAAGATATTAAAGACCATACTTTAAAAAACACAAATGTTTGTTACTTTACAATGGTTGCAGTTGATGAAGAAGGTACCCCAGTTCCTGTACCAAAATTAGCACCTGAAACAGAAGATGAAAAAAGAAGATATAACGATGCTCTAAAAAGAAGAGAATTTAGAATGTCTTCAAAGCACTCAAAAAGTCATTAA